In the genome of Cervus elaphus chromosome 5, mCerEla1.1, whole genome shotgun sequence, the window gtagaTAGGGAAACCTGGAGGTCAGAAAATTTAAGTTAAACTGATGAATTTTTTGCTTTAAGTAAATATATAGCTTTTAGAATTCTCTTCATAAAGACAATTCCCTTCTAATATATTTTGATTCaataaatagaaattgactaCCAGCTAAATCCTAAACATTGACCTCAGTAATGGGAACCAGGCAAATTATGGCCCCTTCATTGGAGGTAGAGAAATAGATAATCTCAATACTATTCCTTGTGAAGAGGGAAGGAAGTATAGGATGTTATTGGCACAACTGAGGGGCACCTAACCTAGCttgtgggtgtgtgcatgtgtgttcatgcATGTTATACATGTATGTTTGTGTGATGGAGGGCTTAGGACAGAACAATTGGAGAGGACTGAGTTGAATCTTGGAAATGACTCAGAGTTAGGTAGGTGGAGAGGGTAGAGGGAAGGGGTAGATGAAAGGATGTTCCAGATTAAATGAAGAACATGAcaaaagcaaagacatggaaCTTCATGACTTGTGCCAGTTACTGTGAGAAGTTCAGAGTTGTTTAAAGTGAAATATAGTTGGGGAGTGTTGAGACATGAACCTGGAGATGTGGGCAAAGGACAAGCCACGGAGGACCTAGTGTGCCCAGATTTCCTATGCACCTGGGCAGTCTGAGGACGAGTCTCACAGTCCTGTACCACTGGTTAAGACTCATATGTGGATCCCTAGTAcctcttctttccctctcctgTCTCCTTCATCCTCTCCATCGGTcttccttttcattgttttttcatcTGTGTACACTAATAAATATGCACTAATGAATGAATCAAGTAATGGgggaattacaggaaaaaattagtttattgaaaaataaacagGCAAACACATTACAAAAGATGGAGGGGAGAGTTTGAGCAGCCTCTGGAATTCAGAATGGGTTTGCAACACCCACCCTGAGGACTTTTAAAGATGGATTTAGCATCCATGGTGATTTCTGCTGATGGAGACACCTGGAAATTTGATTGGACATCTGCTTATATATCCAGATGGTAAGATATAAAAATGACTATTGTCGCCTtatgaaaaaatgtctatttttctttcaacGTGATTAAAATGCAGAGTAGACGCTTAGGCTCCAGGATATTGCTTTATGGGAAAGTGGGGTCTCAGCAGCAGGGGGAGGTCCTGCAGGTGCGGCAGGTGGTGCGGCAGGGGGCGGGCCGGCAGCAGGTGGGCCGGCAGCACGGGGACTGCACAGAGATGGGCTGGCAGCTCGTGGTGGCCCAGCAGCAGGGGCGGCAGACCACGGCCTGGCAGGACGAGGGGCAGCAGGTGATGGGCCGGCAGCAGCCCTCCTGCAGGCCGCAGGGGTCGCAGCAGACTGGGCGGCGGCAGGGCTCGCAGATGGGGCGCGTGCAGCGGGGCACGCAGGTCACGGGCCGGCTCACGGTGGTCTGGCAGGACACGGGGCGGCAGCAGCAGGGGTCGCGGTAGAAACAGGGCTGGAGGCAGCCTCCGCCACAGCTCAGGGAGGAGACGATGGGGCCGCAGCAGGAGCCGGTCATGGTGGTGTGCGGGGCTGAGTGGGGTTGAGGTGGTGAGAGGAGTTGAGTG includes:
- the LOC122695040 gene encoding keratin, high-sulfur matrix protein, IIIA3, whose protein sequence is MTGSCCGPIVSSLSCGGGCLQPCFYRDPCCCRPVSCQTTVSRPVTCVPRCTRPICEPCRRPVCCDPCGLQEGCCRPITCCPSSCQAVVCRPCCWATTSCQPISVQSPCCRPTCCRPAPCRTTCRTCRTSPCC